The Schistocerca piceifrons isolate TAMUIC-IGC-003096 chromosome 5, iqSchPice1.1, whole genome shotgun sequence genome has a segment encoding these proteins:
- the LOC124798469 gene encoding pro-resilin-like, translating into MKVYVVLSALALCVVAEPPVDRSYLPPSSEYGPPSASSLSSQYGAPAANGLSTQYGAPALTGAAFGRSGAFSQGPAARVSSSFGSASSRGFGAGRRFGGGLSTRYGAPSAAGRATGFGGLGLSTQYGAPSYSANALSTQYGSPSANAGGLSPVYGVPGYGYGRAGAQEDPLAEPANYEFSYSVQDGNTLSDFGQEESRQGESAQGQYRVLLPDGRKQIVSYQADEGGYRPTVEYQDTGLTAYSAGGYGYGRGRAGAEAGSGNGGYHY; encoded by the exons ATGAAG GTGTACGTCGTCCTGTCAGCGCTCGCTCTGTGCGTCGTCGCCGAGCCGCCAGTCGACCGGTCGTACCTGCCTCCCAGCTCTGAGTACGGACCTCCCTCGGCCTCCTCTCTCAGCTCTCAGTACGGCGCACCAGCAGCCAACGGCCTCAGCACTCAGTACGGAGCTCCTGCGCTGACAGGCGCCGCTTTCGGTCGCTCAGGCGCTTTCAGCCAGGGTCCAGCAGCTCGCGTCTCCTCCAGCTTTGGAAGCGCCTCCTCCAGGGGGTTTGGAGCCGGCAGGAGGTTCGGCGGCGGTCTCTCCACTCGCTATGGCGCCCCCTCGGCAGCTGGTCGCGCCACTGGCTTCGGAGGACTCGGTCTGTCCACACAGTACGGCGCTCCTTCTTACTCTGCCAACGCGCTCTCCACTCAGTACGGTTCACCCTCTGCTAACGCTGGTGGCCTTTCTCCAGTGTATGGAGTTCCCGGATACGGCTACGGTCGCGCTGGAGCCCAGGAGGACCCACTTGCT GAGCCGGCCAACTACGAGTTCAGCTACTCGGTGCAGGACGGCAACACGCTGAGTGACTTTGGACAAGAGGAGTCCAGGCAGGGGGAGAGCGCCCAGGGTCAGTACCGCGTGCTGCTGCCTGACGGCCGCAAGCAGATTGTCTCCTACCAGGCTGACGAGGGCGGCTACAGGCCCACCGTAGAGTACCAGGACACCGGACTCACCGCCTACTCTGCCGGCGGATACGGCTACGGCAGGGGGCGCGCTGGAGCTGAAGCTGGAAGTGGAAATGGGGGATACCACTACTGA